From the genome of Streptomyces xanthophaeus:
GCTGGCGGGCGGCGATCTCCGCGGCCAGGTTGGGGCCGGTGACCACGGCGATGCGCTCGGCGGGGACCTTGGCCACCTCCTCGATGACCTCGCTCATCCGCTTGGCGGTGCCGAGTTCGATGCCCTTCATCAGGGAGACGAGCACGGTCTCGGGGGCCAGCAGGGGCGCCCACGCGGCGAGGTTCTCCCGCAGGGTCTGGGACGGGACGGCGAGGACGGTGAAGTCCGCGCCGGCCGCGGCCTCGGCCGGGTCGGTGGTGGCCCGGAGGTTCGCGGGGAGTTCGACGCCGGGGAAGTAGTCCGGGTTGGTCCGGCCGGTGTTGATGGCGTCGACCACCTCCTGGCGGCGGCCCCACAGCGTCACCTCGCAGCCGGCGTCGGCGAGGACGATGGCGAAGGCCGTGCCCCAGGAGCCTGTTCCGAAGACGGTCGCCTTCACGGGACGTGTCACTTGTTGCCCTCCCCTGCGGCCTTGCGCCGCTGTTCCGCCCTGGCGTTGCGATGGTCGTACGGCTGCTCGGGCGCGGTCTCGCCGCGCACCTCCTCCAGCAGCGCGGTGATGGCCGCCATGATGACCTCGGTGACCTCCCGGAGGACCTCCGGGGTGGGTTCCCGGTCGTAGAAGCCGGAGAGGTCCACCGGCGGTCCGGCGAGCACCTGGAGGGTCTTGCGCGGGAAGAGCCGGACCTTGTTCTCCCTGGCGTAGGGCGGCATCGCGAGGTTCGCGCCCCACTGGGCCACGGGGATGACGGGCGCCCTGGTGATCAGCGCCACGCGGGCGGCGCCGGTCTTGCCGGCCATGGGCCACATGTCGGGGTCGCGGGTGAGGGTGCCCTCCGGGTAAAAGGCCACGCATTCGCCCCGCTCGATGGCGTCCACGGCGGCCCGGAATGCGTCCAGGGCGTTGGTGGACTCCCGGTAGACGGGGATCTGTCCGCTGCCGTGCAGGATCGACCCGACAATAGGGACCTTGAAGAGGGCGGCCTTGGCGAGCAATCGGGGCACCCGGCCGGTGTTGTACTGGAAGTGCGCGTAGGAGAGCGGGTCCAGATACGAGTTGTGATTGACGGCGGTGATAAAGCCGCCCTCGGCCGGAATGTGCTCCATTCCCCGCCAGTCCCGCTTGAAGAGCACTACCAGCGGCGGTTTTGCGATGACCGCCGCCAGGCGGTACCAGAAGCCGATTCTGCGGCGGGACACTCGGACACCTTCCTCTAGGACCGGTGCGCGGCTTGGGCACCTCGTCGGCCGGACAAGTGTCACCCCACGCCCGGTCTCTGTCGAGAACACCGTACGCCCCGCTCACCCCGCCGGACTCCCGGGTTGCCCGGGCGGAGGCGACAATGGGCCGACACATGACCCGGCCGTGACCTGACCATGGCCGAAGGATGTGCCGGAGCGCACCGGAGGGAAGGGGTCCGTCACGAACGCCGTCTGGAGTCTGGTGGTCCCGCTGAAGCCCCTGGCGGTGGCGAAGAGCCGTCTCGCGCGGGCCGTGGGCGCCTCCCGTCCCGGCCTTGCCCTGGCCTTCGCCCAGGACACCGTCGCGGGGGCCCTGGCCTGCGCGGCGGTCGCGGATGTGGTGGTCGTCACGGACGACGCCGCGGCCGGTGCGGAACTGGCGCGGCTCGGGGCGCGGATCGTCCCGGACGCCCCGGCGGCCGGGCTCAACGCGGCCCTGGACCACGGGGCACGGGCGGTGCGGTCGGGTCGGCCGGGCGCCGCGGTGGCCGCACTGAACGCCGATCTGCCGGCGCTCCGGGCCCCGGAATTGCAACGCGTGCTCGAAAACGCTTCGGTATTTCCGCGGGCATTTCTGGCGGATGCGGCCGGAATCGGGACGACCTTGCTTTCCGCCGCGCCGGACGTGGAATTGGCCCCCTCCTTCGGCGGGCCGTCACGGGCCAGACATTCGGCCTCGGGAGCGGTGGAAATCGCCCTGTCCGGCGTCGACAGCGTGCGCCGGGACGTGGACACGGCGGCCGATCTGCGCACCGCGCTCACCCTCGGCGTGGGGCGCCACACCGCCCGATACAGTGCCCGTATGCAGGCGACCGCGTACACGTACGACTCCGAGACCCGCAGCGGCAGTGTGCTGCTGGACG
Proteins encoded in this window:
- a CDS encoding lysophospholipid acyltransferase family protein is translated as MSRRRIGFWYRLAAVIAKPPLVVLFKRDWRGMEHIPAEGGFITAVNHNSYLDPLSYAHFQYNTGRVPRLLAKAALFKVPIVGSILHGSGQIPVYRESTNALDAFRAAVDAIERGECVAFYPEGTLTRDPDMWPMAGKTGAARVALITRAPVIPVAQWGANLAMPPYARENKVRLFPRKTLQVLAGPPVDLSGFYDREPTPEVLREVTEVIMAAITALLEEVRGETAPEQPYDHRNARAEQRRKAAGEGNK